A window of the Streptomyces griseochromogenes genome harbors these coding sequences:
- the def gene encoding peptide deformylase — translation MPRVFVQGSPADHYPRHAPEAGRGAVRRITEVGEEVLHKPCRDVTEFGPDLAALIDDMFLTMYVAEGAGLAANQVGVDLRMFVYDCPDDDGIRHVGHIINPVLESATAGRRLIDEGEGCLSVPGAVMAVPRPERAVVRGQDKDGDPLVIEGTGYFARCLAHETDHTNGYIYLDRLAKREKKDALRQMADRRDEVFARRAARAEKLSPA, via the coding sequence ATGCCACGCGTGTTCGTCCAGGGAAGCCCCGCCGACCACTACCCGCGTCACGCCCCCGAGGCCGGGCGCGGTGCGGTGCGCCGGATCACCGAGGTCGGCGAGGAGGTCCTGCACAAGCCGTGCCGGGACGTCACGGAGTTCGGGCCCGACCTCGCCGCGCTCATCGACGACATGTTCCTCACCATGTATGTCGCCGAGGGAGCGGGACTGGCGGCGAATCAGGTCGGTGTCGATCTGCGTATGTTCGTGTACGACTGCCCCGATGACGATGGAATCCGGCATGTCGGACACATCATTAATCCTGTACTGGAGTCCGCCACGGCCGGGCGCCGGCTGATCGACGAGGGCGAGGGGTGCCTGTCGGTGCCGGGCGCCGTGATGGCCGTTCCGCGGCCGGAGCGGGCCGTCGTGCGCGGGCAGGACAAGGACGGCGATCCGCTCGTCATCGAGGGCACCGGCTACTTCGCCCGCTGCCTCGCGCACGAGACCGACCACACCAACGGGTACATCTACCTGGACCGGCTCGCCAAGCGGGAGAAAAAGGACGCGCTGCGGCAGATGGCGGACCGGCGGGACGAGGTGTTCGCCCGCCGGGCCGCCAGGGCCGAGAAGCTGAGCCCGGCGTAA
- a CDS encoding geranylgeranyl reductase family protein, producing the protein MSSAGRHADFEPWGDPAVTEPLSDHTADVIVVGAGPAGSTTAYHLAKAGLDVLLLEKTEFPREKVCGDGLTPRAVKQLVAMGIDISEEAGWLRNKGLRIIGGGSRLQLDWPDLAAYPNYGLVRKRDDFDEQLARNAQKAGARLYERCNVSGPVIDDRTGRITGVTAKLGEEKREVTFHAPLVVAADGNSTRLSLAMGLHRREDRPMGVAVRTYFTSPRHDDDYLESWLELWDRRGPQDRLLPGYGWIFGMGDGTSNVGLGVLNTSAAFKELDWREILKAWCASMPEDWGYTPENMTGPIRGAALPMAFNRQPHYTRGLLLVGDAGGLVNPFNGEGIAYAMESGQIAADVIVQAHARATPAQREIALQRYPRVLKDTYGGYYTLGRAFVKLIGNPKVMQIAAQRGLTHPMLMKFTLKLLANLTDPTGGDAMDRIINGLSKVAPKA; encoded by the coding sequence ATGTCCAGTGCCGGTCGGCACGCAGATTTCGAGCCTTGGGGAGATCCCGCCGTGACCGAGCCCCTCTCCGACCACACCGCCGATGTGATCGTCGTCGGCGCGGGGCCAGCCGGCTCCACCACCGCCTACCACCTCGCCAAGGCCGGACTCGACGTCCTCCTGCTGGAGAAGACCGAGTTCCCGCGGGAGAAGGTCTGCGGCGACGGCCTCACCCCACGCGCGGTCAAGCAGCTCGTGGCCATGGGCATCGACATTTCCGAAGAGGCCGGCTGGCTGCGCAACAAGGGCCTGCGCATCATCGGCGGCGGCTCCCGGCTCCAGCTGGACTGGCCGGATCTCGCCGCCTACCCGAACTACGGACTCGTCCGCAAGCGCGACGACTTCGACGAGCAGCTCGCCCGTAACGCCCAGAAGGCCGGCGCCCGCCTGTACGAGCGCTGCAACGTCTCCGGCCCCGTCATCGACGACCGCACCGGCCGTATCACCGGCGTGACGGCCAAACTCGGCGAGGAGAAGCGCGAGGTCACCTTCCACGCGCCGCTCGTCGTCGCCGCCGACGGCAACTCCACCCGCCTGTCCCTCGCCATGGGCCTGCACCGCCGCGAGGACCGCCCGATGGGCGTCGCGGTGCGCACGTACTTCACCTCCCCGCGCCACGACGACGACTACCTGGAGTCCTGGCTGGAGCTGTGGGACCGCCGCGGCCCCCAGGACCGTCTGCTGCCCGGCTACGGCTGGATCTTCGGCATGGGCGACGGCACCTCCAACGTGGGCCTCGGCGTGCTCAACACCTCCGCCGCCTTCAAGGAGCTGGACTGGCGCGAGATCCTCAAGGCCTGGTGCGCCTCCATGCCCGAGGACTGGGGCTACACCCCGGAGAACATGACGGGCCCGATCCGCGGCGCCGCCCTGCCCATGGCCTTCAACCGCCAGCCGCACTACACGCGCGGATTGCTTCTGGTGGGCGACGCCGGCGGCCTGGTGAACCCCTTCAACGGCGAGGGCATCGCCTATGCCATGGAGTCCGGCCAGATCGCCGCCGACGTCATCGTCCAGGCCCACGCGCGGGCCACGCCCGCCCAGCGCGAGATCGCTCTCCAGCGCTACCCGCGCGTCCTCAAGGACACCTACGGCGGCTACTACACGCTCGGCCGTGCCTTCGTGAAGCTCATCGGCAACCCGAAGGTCATGCAGATCGCCGCCCAGCGCGGTCTGACCCATCCGATGCTGATGAAGTTCACCCTGAAGCTGCTGGCGAACCTCACCGACCCGACGGGCGGCGACGCGATGGACCGCATCATCAACGGCCTCAGCAAGGTGGCTCCGAAGGCGTAG
- a CDS encoding NADH-quinone oxidoreductase subunit A codes for MNAYAPILVLGALGAGFAIFSVVMATLIGPKRYNRAKLEAYECGIEPTPTPAGGGRFPIKYYLTAMLFIVFDIEIVFLYPWAVTFDALGIFGLVEMLLFVLTVFVAYAYVWRRGGLEWD; via the coding sequence GTGAACGCGTATGCGCCCATCCTCGTACTGGGAGCCCTCGGGGCAGGCTTTGCGATCTTCTCCGTGGTCATGGCCACGCTGATCGGTCCGAAGCGGTACAACCGCGCCAAACTCGAGGCCTACGAGTGCGGCATCGAGCCGACCCCCACGCCGGCCGGCGGCGGGCGCTTCCCCATCAAGTACTACCTGACGGCGATGCTCTTCATCGTCTTCGACATCGAGATCGTCTTCCTCTACCCCTGGGCCGTCACCTTCGACGCCCTGGGGATCTTCGGGCTCGTGGAGATGCTGCTCTTCGTGCTCACCGTCTTCGTCGCGTACGCGTACGTATGGCGGCGCGGCGGCCTGGAATGGGACTGA
- a CDS encoding C40 family peptidase, which produces MSHTAHIRSHRKPRRSASTIAVRAGVAGGVLSSLAVAGASGSANASEPVTQTLELPTLTADLAAQVAQSADATQQAAANYQLQAERDQAAANAAKQAKADLADAKQKAAEAKKKAQEAARKEAAARASRNAERTTLSTKASTDTSTSTSTSTSTATGSAAAVISFVKAQIGKAYVSGATGPSAYDCSGLVQTAFKQVGISLPRVSQDQSTAGTPVSLSNLQPGDILYWGSAGSAYHVAVYVGDGMFVGAQNPSSGVGEHPLSYDPPTGAVRVL; this is translated from the coding sequence ATGTCCCACACCGCTCACATACGCAGCCACCGGAAGCCCCGCCGCAGCGCGTCGACCATCGCCGTGCGGGCTGGAGTTGCCGGTGGCGTCCTCAGCTCCCTGGCAGTCGCCGGGGCGTCCGGCTCGGCGAACGCGTCCGAGCCGGTGACGCAGACCCTCGAACTGCCCACCCTGACGGCCGACCTGGCCGCTCAGGTCGCCCAGTCCGCGGACGCCACGCAGCAGGCTGCCGCGAACTACCAGCTGCAGGCCGAGCGCGACCAGGCCGCCGCAAACGCCGCGAAGCAGGCCAAGGCGGACCTCGCGGACGCGAAGCAGAAGGCGGCGGAGGCCAAGAAGAAGGCCCAGGAGGCCGCCCGCAAGGAGGCCGCCGCGCGCGCCTCGCGCAACGCGGAGCGGACGACGCTCTCCACCAAGGCGAGCACCGACACCTCCACCAGCACGTCGACGAGCACGTCCACGGCGACCGGTTCGGCCGCCGCCGTCATCTCCTTCGTGAAGGCGCAGATCGGCAAGGCGTACGTCTCCGGCGCCACCGGCCCCTCCGCCTACGACTGCTCCGGCCTCGTGCAGACGGCCTTCAAGCAGGTGGGCATCAGCCTGCCGCGCGTCTCCCAGGACCAGTCGACGGCCGGCACCCCGGTGTCGCTGAGCAACCTGCAGCCGGGCGACATCCTGTACTGGGGCAGCGCGGGCAGCGCGTACCACGTGGCGGTGTACGTGGGCGACGGCATGTTCGTCGGCGCGCAGAACCCCTCCAGCGGCGTCGGGGAGCACCCGCTGTCGTACGACCCGCCGACCGGCGCCGTGCGGGTGCTCTGA
- a CDS encoding NADH-quinone oxidoreductase subunit C, whose protein sequence is MSDANGTNGANGSANGVNPEKDLAASNLPGQRGQGGEEIRVQRGMFGANNGGDTSGYGGLVRSVRLPGPASRPYGGWFDEVADELEGALEEQGLLPENAVEKTVVDRGELTFHIEREHLVRIARTLRDDPALRFELCTGVSGVHYPQDKGRELHAVYHLRSITHNRLIRLEVSAPDSDPRIPSLVSVYPTNDWHERETYDFFGIVFDGHPALTRIMMPDDWQGHPQRKDYPLGGVPVEYKGAQIPAPDQRRSYS, encoded by the coding sequence GTGAGCGACGCGAACGGCACCAACGGCGCGAACGGCTCCGCGAACGGGGTGAACCCCGAGAAGGACCTCGCCGCCTCCAACCTCCCCGGCCAGCGCGGCCAGGGCGGCGAGGAGATCCGCGTCCAGCGCGGCATGTTCGGCGCCAACAACGGCGGCGACACCTCCGGCTATGGCGGTCTCGTCCGCTCGGTCCGGCTACCGGGACCGGCGAGCCGGCCCTACGGCGGCTGGTTCGACGAGGTCGCCGACGAGCTGGAGGGCGCCCTGGAGGAGCAGGGACTCCTCCCCGAGAACGCCGTCGAGAAGACGGTCGTCGACCGCGGCGAGCTCACCTTCCACATCGAACGTGAGCACCTGGTCCGCATCGCCCGCACCCTGCGCGACGACCCGGCCCTGCGGTTCGAGCTGTGCACCGGCGTCAGCGGTGTCCACTACCCGCAGGACAAGGGCCGCGAGCTGCACGCCGTCTACCACCTGCGCTCGATCACCCACAACCGGCTGATCCGCCTCGAGGTGAGCGCCCCCGACAGCGACCCGCGCATCCCGTCCCTGGTCTCCGTCTATCCGACCAACGACTGGCACGAGCGCGAGACCTACGACTTCTTCGGGATCGTCTTCGACGGTCACCCGGCCCTGACGCGGATCATGATGCCGGACGACTGGCAGGGCCATCCGCAGCGCAAGGACTACCCCCTCGGCGGCGTTCCCGTCGAGTACAAGGGCGCCCAGATCCCGGCTCCGGACCAGCGGAGGTCGTACTCGTGA
- the nuoF gene encoding NADH-quinone oxidoreductase subunit NuoF produces MTVTELKDTSPEKLLAPVLSAFWDEDRSWTLDVYRRHEGYEGLRKALAMSPDDVIAYVKDSGLRGRGGAGFPTGMKWQFIPQGDGKPHYLVVNADESEPGTCKDIPLLFANPHSLIEGMVIACYAIRSSHAFIYLRGEVVPVLRRLHEAVREAYAAGYLGENVLGSGLDLELTVHAGAGAYICGEETALLDSLEGRRGQPRLRPPFPAVEGLYACPTVVNNVESIASVPAILKNGKDWFRSMGSEKSPGFTLYSLSGHVASPGQYEAPLGITLRQLLDMSGGMRPGHRLKFWTPGGSSTPMFTDEHLDVPLDYEGVGAAGSMLGTKALQCFDETTCVVRAVTRWTEFYAHESCGKCTPCREGTYWLVQLLRDIEAGKGVMSDLDKLNDIADNINGKSFCALGDGAASPIFSSLKYFREEYEQHITGRGCPFDPAKSTAWADRPEVNA; encoded by the coding sequence ATGACCGTGACCGAACTCAAGGACACCAGCCCCGAGAAGCTGCTCGCACCCGTGCTGTCGGCCTTCTGGGACGAGGACCGGTCCTGGACTCTGGACGTCTACCGGAGGCACGAGGGGTACGAGGGGCTGCGCAAGGCGCTCGCCATGTCGCCGGACGACGTGATCGCGTACGTCAAGGACTCCGGTCTGCGCGGGCGCGGTGGCGCGGGATTCCCGACCGGAATGAAGTGGCAGTTCATTCCGCAGGGTGATGGAAAACCGCACTATCTAGTTGTCAACGCCGACGAATCGGAGCCCGGGACCTGCAAGGACATCCCGCTCCTCTTCGCGAACCCGCATAGCCTCATCGAGGGCATGGTGATCGCGTGCTATGCCATCAGGTCGTCTCATGCCTTCATCTATCTGCGTGGTGAAGTCGTCCCCGTTCTGCGGCGGTTGCACGAGGCCGTGCGCGAGGCCTACGCGGCGGGCTACCTCGGCGAGAACGTCCTGGGCAGCGGACTCGACCTCGAACTCACCGTGCACGCCGGCGCCGGCGCGTACATCTGCGGTGAGGAGACCGCACTGCTCGACTCGCTCGAAGGCCGCCGTGGTCAACCGCGGCTCCGTCCCCCCTTCCCTGCGGTGGAAGGCCTCTACGCCTGTCCGACTGTGGTGAATAACGTCGAATCGATCGCGTCAGTTCCCGCCATCCTGAAAAACGGCAAGGACTGGTTCAGGTCGATGGGGAGCGAGAAGTCGCCCGGCTTCACGCTCTACTCGCTCAGCGGTCACGTCGCGAGCCCCGGCCAGTACGAGGCGCCGCTCGGCATCACACTCCGCCAGCTCCTCGACATGAGCGGCGGCATGCGGCCCGGGCACCGGCTCAAGTTCTGGACGCCGGGCGGCTCCTCGACGCCGATGTTCACCGACGAGCACCTCGACGTCCCTCTTGATTACGAAGGAGTGGGTGCCGCGGGTTCCATGCTCGGCACGAAAGCCCTGCAGTGCTTCGACGAGACGACCTGCGTGGTGCGGGCGGTGACCCGCTGGACCGAGTTCTACGCCCACGAGTCCTGCGGCAAGTGCACGCCCTGCCGCGAAGGGACGTACTGGCTGGTGCAGTTGCTGCGGGACATCGAGGCCGGCAAGGGCGTCATGTCCGATCTCGACAAGCTGAACGACATCGCCGACAACATCAACGGCAAGTCCTTCTGCGCCCTCGGTGACGGCGCCGCATCCCCGATCTTCTCCTCGCTGAAGTACTTCCGCGAAGAGTACGAGCAGCACATCACGGGCCGGGGCTGCCCCTTCGACCCGGCCAAGTCGACGGCCTGGGCGGACCGCCCGGAGGTGAACGCATGA
- a CDS encoding NuoB/complex I 20 kDa subunit family protein, whose amino-acid sequence MGLEEKLPSGFLLTTVEQAAGWVRKASVFPATFGLACCAIEMMTTGAGRYDLARFGMEVFRGSPRQADLMIVAGRVSQKMAPVLRQVYDQMPNPKWVISMGVCASSGGMFNNYAIVQGVDHIVPVDIYLPGCPPRPEMLMDAILKLHHKIQTSKLGVNAEEAAREAEEAALKALPTIEMKGLLQ is encoded by the coding sequence ATGGGACTCGAAGAAAAGCTGCCGAGCGGCTTCCTGCTGACCACCGTCGAGCAGGCCGCGGGCTGGGTGCGCAAGGCGTCCGTCTTCCCGGCCACCTTCGGCCTTGCCTGCTGCGCCATCGAGATGATGACCACCGGCGCCGGGCGCTACGACCTCGCCCGCTTCGGCATGGAGGTCTTCCGCGGCTCGCCGCGCCAGGCGGACCTGATGATCGTCGCCGGCCGGGTCAGCCAGAAGATGGCGCCGGTACTGAGGCAGGTCTACGACCAGATGCCCAACCCGAAATGGGTGATCTCCATGGGTGTCTGCGCCTCCTCGGGCGGCATGTTCAACAACTACGCGATCGTCCAGGGCGTCGACCACATCGTCCCGGTCGACATCTATCTCCCCGGCTGCCCGCCCCGGCCCGAGATGCTGATGGACGCCATCCTCAAGCTCCACCACAAGATCCAGACCTCCAAGCTCGGCGTGAACGCCGAGGAGGCGGCCCGCGAGGCGGAGGAGGCGGCGCTCAAGGCCCTGCCCACGATCGAGATGAAGGGGCTGCTGCAGTGA
- the nuoE gene encoding NADH-quinone oxidoreductase subunit NuoE: MTTSSSQRGVSLGMPELPAPAYPDDVRARLEADAREVIARYPDSRSALLPLLHLVQSEEGHVTRTGMRFCADMLGLTTAEVTAVATFYTMYRRRQSGDYQVGVCTNTLCAVMGGDAIFETLQEHLGVGNGETTDDGKVTLEHIECNAACDFAPVVMVNWEFFDNQTPGSAKRLVDDLRAGRPVEPTRGARLCTFKETARILAGFPDERPGAVEESGSAGPASLVGLRLARGEAAPARVVHPRAQEPQDAPSAGQAEEEGE, encoded by the coding sequence GTGACCACCTCTTCTTCGCAGCGGGGCGTCAGCCTGGGCATGCCCGAACTGCCCGCGCCCGCCTACCCGGACGACGTCCGGGCCCGGCTGGAGGCGGACGCGCGCGAGGTGATCGCGCGCTACCCGGACTCCCGGTCCGCCCTGCTGCCGCTGCTCCACCTCGTGCAGTCCGAGGAGGGCCATGTCACGCGTACCGGGATGCGGTTCTGCGCGGACATGCTGGGCCTGACCACGGCCGAGGTCACCGCGGTCGCCACCTTCTACACCATGTACCGGCGCAGGCAGTCCGGTGACTACCAGGTGGGCGTGTGCACCAACACCCTGTGCGCGGTGATGGGCGGCGACGCGATCTTCGAGACCCTCCAGGAGCACTTGGGCGTCGGCAACGGCGAGACCACCGACGACGGCAAGGTCACCCTGGAGCACATCGAGTGCAACGCGGCCTGCGACTTCGCGCCGGTCGTGATGGTCAACTGGGAGTTCTTCGACAACCAGACGCCGGGCAGTGCCAAACGCCTGGTCGACGATCTGCGCGCGGGACGGCCCGTCGAGCCCACGCGCGGGGCGCGGCTGTGCACCTTCAAGGAGACCGCGCGGATCCTGGCGGGCTTCCCCGACGAGCGGCCAGGGGCCGTCGAGGAGAGCGGCAGCGCGGGACCCGCTTCGCTGGTGGGCCTTCGCCTGGCAAGGGGAGAGGCCGCACCCGCGCGCGTGGTCCATCCGCGTGCCCAGGAACCTCAGGATGCGCCGTCCGCGGGCCAGGCCGAAGAGGAGGGGGAGTGA
- a CDS encoding GNAT family N-acetyltransferase: MNRTLPVVRLRVPTDEDAFAWHRLFADPEVMEFYGGRPAELSVYEELTARQRRHDAEHGFCLWTMLDEAGEVIGFTGAQPWPPAWGPVGEIEIGWRLGRAHWGKGYVTAAARETLDRVRAAGVPGVVAMVRPGNERSIAVTRRLGMKQARSYIHPTLEEEALCFRLAFDGNDIR; encoded by the coding sequence GTGAACAGAACTCTCCCCGTAGTACGGCTGCGTGTGCCCACCGACGAGGACGCGTTCGCCTGGCACAGGCTCTTCGCCGACCCCGAGGTCATGGAGTTCTACGGCGGCAGGCCGGCGGAGCTGTCCGTCTACGAGGAACTCACGGCGCGCCAGCGGCGGCACGACGCGGAGCACGGCTTCTGCCTGTGGACCATGCTCGACGAGGCGGGCGAGGTCATCGGCTTCACCGGCGCCCAGCCCTGGCCGCCCGCCTGGGGTCCGGTCGGCGAGATCGAGATCGGCTGGCGGCTCGGCCGGGCGCACTGGGGCAAGGGATATGTCACCGCGGCCGCGCGCGAGACGCTCGACCGGGTCCGGGCGGCGGGCGTGCCGGGCGTCGTGGCGATGGTCCGGCCGGGCAACGAGCGGTCGATCGCGGTGACCCGGCGACTCGGCATGAAGCAGGCGCGGAGCTACATCCATCCCACGCTGGAGGAGGAAGCCCTCTGCTTCCGGCTCGCCTTCGACGGCAACGACATTCGGTGA
- a CDS encoding PASTA domain-containing protein, protein MRVPRLVGLMAVDARESARARGLFLNAPDRPDFHLTVVDYVVRQYPQPGAEVPRDSLVYVWFDFGEGEGGGGVREPRIPRPPRGGMQRELGEPGDAFEMINR, encoded by the coding sequence GTGCGCGTTCCTCGTCTGGTCGGTCTGATGGCGGTGGACGCGCGCGAATCGGCCCGGGCGCGGGGTCTGTTCCTCAACGCGCCGGACCGCCCGGACTTCCACCTCACGGTCGTCGACTACGTCGTGCGCCAGTATCCGCAGCCCGGCGCCGAGGTGCCGCGGGACTCCCTGGTGTACGTGTGGTTCGACTTCGGTGAGGGAGAGGGCGGCGGAGGCGTGCGCGAGCCACGCATCCCGCGGCCGCCGAGAGGCGGAATGCAACGCGAACTGGGTGAGCCCGGGGACGCCTTCGAGATGATCAACCGGTGA
- a CDS encoding NADH-quinone oxidoreductase subunit D yields the protein MSTQSASAASAASARETTEGTVYTVTGGDWDEVVQSAARADDERIVVNMGPQHPSTHGVLRLILEIEGETVTEARCGIGYLHTGIEKNLEFRTWTQGTTFVTRMDYLTSFFNETAYCLAVEKLLGIEDQITERAKIIRVLLMELNRMSSHLVCIATGGMELGATTIMIYGFRDREMILDIYELITGLRMNHAYIRPGGLAQDLPPGAVDQIREFVKKMKKNLPEYDKLATGNPIFKARMQDIGYLDLAGCMALGATGPILRSTGLPHDLRKTQPYCDYETYDFDVPTADSCDAYGRFLVRLEEMRQSLGIVEQCLDRLQPGPVMVADKKIAWPAQLALGPDGLGNSLDHIKKIMGTSMEALIHHFKLVTEGFRVPPGQAYAAVESPKGELGVHAVSDGGTRPYRVHFRDPSFTNLQAMAAMCEGGQVADVIVAVASIDPVMGGVDR from the coding sequence GTGAGCACGCAGTCAGCATCCGCGGCCTCGGCCGCTTCGGCGCGCGAGACCACCGAGGGCACCGTATATACGGTCACCGGTGGCGACTGGGACGAGGTCGTCCAGTCCGCGGCCCGCGCCGACGACGAGCGCATCGTCGTCAACATGGGGCCCCAGCATCCCTCCACCCACGGGGTGCTCCGCCTGATCCTGGAGATCGAGGGCGAGACGGTCACCGAGGCCCGCTGCGGCATCGGCTATCTGCACACCGGCATCGAGAAGAACCTCGAGTTCCGTACGTGGACGCAGGGCACCACCTTCGTCACGCGCATGGACTACCTCACGTCGTTCTTCAACGAGACCGCCTACTGTCTCGCCGTCGAGAAGCTCCTCGGCATCGAGGACCAGATCACCGAACGCGCCAAGATCATCCGAGTGCTCCTGATGGAGCTGAACCGGATGTCCTCCCACCTGGTGTGCATCGCCACCGGCGGCATGGAACTGGGCGCCACCACGATCATGATCTACGGATTCCGTGATCGTGAAATGATTCTCGACATCTACGAGCTCATCACGGGCCTGCGCATGAACCACGCGTACATCCGGCCCGGAGGACTCGCTCAGGACCTCCCGCCCGGCGCGGTGGACCAGATCCGCGAGTTCGTGAAGAAGATGAAGAAGAACCTCCCGGAGTACGACAAGCTCGCCACCGGGAACCCCATCTTCAAGGCCCGCATGCAGGACATCGGCTACCTCGACCTGGCCGGCTGCATGGCCCTCGGCGCGACCGGCCCGATCCTGCGCTCCACGGGCCTGCCCCACGACCTGCGCAAGACACAGCCGTACTGCGACTACGAGACGTACGACTTCGACGTCCCGACCGCCGACAGCTGCGACGCCTACGGCCGCTTCCTGGTCCGCCTGGAGGAGATGCGCCAGTCGCTCGGGATCGTCGAGCAGTGCCTGGACCGGCTCCAGCCCGGCCCCGTCATGGTCGCCGACAAGAAGATCGCCTGGCCCGCCCAGCTCGCCCTGGGGCCGGACGGCCTCGGCAACTCCCTCGACCACATCAAGAAGATCATGGGCACCTCCATGGAGGCCCTGATCCACCACTTCAAGCTGGTCACCGAGGGCTTCCGGGTTCCGCCGGGACAGGCCTACGCGGCCGTCGAGTCACCCAAGGGCGAGCTCGGGGTGCACGCCGTCTCCGACGGCGGCACCCGCCCCTACCGGGTCCACTTCCGCGACCCGTCCTTCACCAACCTGCAGGCCATGGCGGCGATGTGCGAGGGCGGCCAGGTCGCCGACGTCATCGTCGCCGTCGCGTCCATCGACCCCGTGATGGGAGGCGTCGACCGGTGA